The Molothrus aeneus isolate 106 chromosome 15, BPBGC_Maene_1.0, whole genome shotgun sequence genome includes a region encoding these proteins:
- the RPS14 gene encoding small ribosomal subunit protein uS11, giving the protein MAPRKGKEKKEEQVISLGPQVAEGENVFGVCHIFASFNDTFVHVTDLSGKETICRVTGGMKVKADRDESSPYAAMLAAQDVAQRCKELGITALHIKLRATGGNRTKTPGPGAQSALRALARSGMKIGRIEDVTPIPSDSTRRKGGRRGRRL; this is encoded by the exons ATGGCACCTCGTAAGggcaaggagaagaaggaagagcaggTCATCAGCTTGGGACCCCAGGTTGCTGAAGGAGAGAATGTGTTTGGCGTCTGCCACATCTTTGCCTCCTTCAATGACACTTTTGTCCATGTGACCGATCTGTCTGGCAA GGAAACCATCTGCCGTGTGACCGGTGGGATGAAGGTGAAGGCAGACAGAGATGAGTCCTCTCCCTACGCAGCCATGCTGGCAGCCCAGGACGTTGCCCAGAGGTGCAAGGAGCTGGGCATCACTGCCCTGCACATCAAGCTGCGTGCGACTGGGGGCAACAG GACCAAGACTCCTGGACCCGGTGCTCAGTCAGCCCTGAGAGCTCTGGCTCGCTCTGGAATGAAGATTGGCCGCATTG aggaTGTCACCCCCATCCCCTCCGACAGCACTCGCAGGAAGGGTGGTCGCCGTGGACGTCGTCTGTAA
- the CD74 gene encoding HLA class II histocompatibility antigen gamma chain isoform X1, whose amino-acid sequence MAEEQRDLISDRASGVLSLGDTQRSALGRKAAFSTLSILVALLIAGQAVTIYYVYQQSGQISKLTKTSQNLQLEALQRKLPANAKPVSKMKMAKANTPLAMNVLHPASFEDISFKAPASNKTEDIVKHLLLQADPSRKFPELKDNLMDNLKHLRSTMNHMDWKSFESWLHKWLLFLMANNPQSEDRKTIPAEKVQTKCQAEAAFGSDLLGHFRPQCDENGDYLPKQCNFSSGFCWCCYKNGTEINGTKTREKLDCPGTAAPSAAAGTPDPEEMIFSGVDV is encoded by the exons atggctgaggagcagagggaccTCATCTCTGACCGCGCCAGCGGTGTGCTcagccttggggacacccagag GTCTGCGCTGGGGCGCAAAGCCGCCTTCTCCACGCTCTCCATCCTGGTGGCGCTGCTCATCGCCGGCCAGGCTGTCACCATCTACTACGTGTACCAGCAGAGCGGGCAGATCAGCAAGCTGACCAAGACCTCCCAGAACCTGCAGctggaggctctgcagaggaagctgcCTGCCA ATGCCAAGCCAGTGAGTAAGATGAAGATGGCCAAGGCAAACACACCTCTGGCCATGAATGTCCTGCATCCTGCGTCCTTTGAAGACATTTCG TTCAAGGCCCCTGCTAGCAACAAAACCGAGGACATCGTGAAGCACCTGCTGCTG CAAGCAGACCCCAGCAGGAAGTTCCCGGAGCTGAAGGACAACCTGATGGACAACTTGAAGCACCTGAGAAGCACCATGAATCATATGGACTGGAAG TCCTTCGAGTCCTGGCTGCACAAGTGGCTGCTGTTTCTGATGGCCAACAACCCCCAGTCTGAGGACCGCAAGACAATCCCAGCAGAGAAAG TGCAAACTAAGTGCCAAGCAGAGGCAGCTTTTGGGAGCGATCTGCTGGGCCACTTCCGCCCCCAGTGCGATGAGAACGGCGACTACCTGCCCAAGCAGTGCAACTTCTCCAGCGgcttctgctggtgctgctACAAAAATGGCACCGAGATTAATGGCACTAAAACTCGGGAAAAGCTGGACTGCCCTG gcactgctgctcccagtgctgctgctggcaccccaGACCCAGAGGAGATGATCTTCTCTGGGGTCGATGTGTGA
- the CD74 gene encoding HLA class II histocompatibility antigen gamma chain isoform X2, with the protein MAEEQRDLISDRASGVLSLGDTQRSALGRKAAFSTLSILVALLIAGQAVTIYYVYQQSGQISKLTKTSQNLQLEALQRKLPANAKPVSKMKMAKANTPLAMNVLHPASFEDISFKAPASNKTEDIVKHLLLQADPSRKFPELKDNLMDNLKHLRSTMNHMDWKSFESWLHKWLLFLMANNPQSEDRKTIPAEKGTAAPSAAAGTPDPEEMIFSGVDV; encoded by the exons atggctgaggagcagagggaccTCATCTCTGACCGCGCCAGCGGTGTGCTcagccttggggacacccagag GTCTGCGCTGGGGCGCAAAGCCGCCTTCTCCACGCTCTCCATCCTGGTGGCGCTGCTCATCGCCGGCCAGGCTGTCACCATCTACTACGTGTACCAGCAGAGCGGGCAGATCAGCAAGCTGACCAAGACCTCCCAGAACCTGCAGctggaggctctgcagaggaagctgcCTGCCA ATGCCAAGCCAGTGAGTAAGATGAAGATGGCCAAGGCAAACACACCTCTGGCCATGAATGTCCTGCATCCTGCGTCCTTTGAAGACATTTCG TTCAAGGCCCCTGCTAGCAACAAAACCGAGGACATCGTGAAGCACCTGCTGCTG CAAGCAGACCCCAGCAGGAAGTTCCCGGAGCTGAAGGACAACCTGATGGACAACTTGAAGCACCTGAGAAGCACCATGAATCATATGGACTGGAAG TCCTTCGAGTCCTGGCTGCACAAGTGGCTGCTGTTTCTGATGGCCAACAACCCCCAGTCTGAGGACCGCAAGACAATCCCAGCAGAGAAAG gcactgctgctcccagtgctgctgctggcaccccaGACCCAGAGGAGATGATCTTCTCTGGGGTCGATGTGTGA
- the TCOF1 gene encoding treacle protein isoform X2 — translation MAADGGGGRELLALIHQHLLRGGFARAARELQAQSGQKLLPSLSTSLEDIFTHWEKTPPNSKRRNVSDEEAAIPEKIRVPDPVSSSESSEKEEDEKEKAKAANAASLPLATNSVVNIESSEEDESSSEEEDLAGKGAVTVTAAVVGGKAANCLHSPPKAAAPAGRAEALSAADRTVLSNKQQPNAPAAAPSPAKAQKLPGPGKPGHATAAVAKIGQSKAPVSTKAPESSSSSSGSSSESEEEEETPTAKAPAPKAEPAAGAESSSEESSEDTSSEEELVIPAIQAKPAVKTVRSNAAPVKSAPAASVSLKKNAVKQTALAASQAKPTSTAAPRAAQPSDTAESSSSSDSEDERPLTKPPPKSSQAILSPVKPTAAASLSVKATPAKTLPVSQGKAAPKPTVPKQVKTSLGKTAAPTKPAESKKPVESSASSATEEEDLPVPISQKRLSDQPRPIPNLSQAAKAGQPEKAAVSTLKSQVSESGSSDSSDSEEESPAAQGQPSPAVKNNAVPQPTNVKKVPTSAPATAPPAVDSSEDSSEESDSEDEIVPPSQSLSQQNVKVTAVSSMMAAKANASLPSGKKTKTPAVSAVSRVSESSNTDEHNMLPGKVPAASSQKQTVPVGKAAPASTAIPGSSTAKARQPVLQPGQDTHPSQAVPPTHAEDTSDSSISSDTDEEEAPKEPSRPGSLQKPGGTQPAHSSSSESSEEEEEDAASQSLLTGYPVLSKTPVTPHAPKTVLPQPGGEVGPGKAAVSAANSLTKGSLKAAMANSSSSDSSDSDTDDNQVAANHKAENNPPSGQEATEASNKEKVAGKAEPGHASLKASSLKKTLAMKENNVGTTGVQVTPASSHALPSVPQPQQPSSGSETEVTTAAEVPAVQTAEGSQVKKKKKKEKKEKKEKEKKEKKEKEKKKPSSTADKSVKTSKSKDKENKKQKTSQKRKLTGEDGAVGQPKEKKRKGQADEEVPKKKKKKADGDLEKVAGSKEKKKSAKKKKAGKEKKSKKASLEGVPVADGSAEVHKKKKKKKKGADPEGL, via the exons ATGGCCGCcgacggcggcggcgggcgggagcTGCTCGccctcatccaccagcacctgCTCCGCGGCGGCTTCGCGCGGGCCGCCCGGGAGCTGCAGGCGCAGAGCGGGCAG AAATTGCTCCCTTCCCTCTCGACCTCTCTCGAGGACATCTTTACCCACTGGGAAAA AACTCCACCAAATTCCAAGAGAAGAAATGTGAGTGATGAGGAGGCAGCAATCCCAGAAAAGATCAGAGTTCCTGATCCCGtgagcagctctgagagctcagagaaagaagaggatgagaaagagaaggcaaaagCTGCAAATG cagccagccttCCTCTGGCCACGAACTCAGTAGTCAATATAGAAAGCAGTGAGGAAGATGAGTCCTCATCAGAAGAGGAGGATCTGGCTGGGAAAGGTGCAGTGACG gtgacagcagctgtggtggGTGGCAAAGCTGCCAACTGCCTGCATTCTCCTCCCaaggctgctgccccagcaggcagagcagaggcactCTCTGCTGCTGACAGAACTGTGCTCTCCAACAAGCAGCAGCCCAatgccccagctgcagctccatccccagccaaGGCCCAGAAACTGCCTGGTCCTGGGAAGCCTGGAcatgccacagcagctgtggccaAAATAGGACAAAGCAAAGCACCAGTATCAACCAAAGCACCAGAaagttccagcagcagcagcggctcCTCATCCGAGAgcgaggaggaagaggagacacCGACTGCAAAGGCCCCAGCCCCCAAAGCGG AGCcggcagctggggctgagagcagcagtgaggaaTCAAGTGAGGACACATCCTCTGAGGAGGAGCTGGTAATTCCAGCCATCCAG GCCAAGCCAGCTGTGAAAACAGTGCGGTCTAATGCAGCACCTGTGAAAAGTGCACCTGCTGCTTCAGTGTCCCTGAAGAAGAATGCAGTGAAAcaaacagccctggcagcaaGCCAGGCCAAACCAACAtcaacagcagctcccagggctgcacagcccagtgacacagcagagagcagcagctcctcagacaGTGAAGATGAACGTCCATTG ACAAAGCCACCTCCAAAATCCTCCCAGGCCATCCTATCCCCAGTGAAAcctacagcagcagcatcactgtCTGTCAAAGCAACTCCAGCAAAAACACTTCCAGTGTCCCAAGGGAAGGCAGCACCAAAACCAACAGTGCCCAAACAGGTTAAAACCTCACTGGGAAAGACTGCTGCTCCCACGAAGCCTGCTGAAAGTAAAAAGCCAGTGGAGAGCTCTGCCTCATCAGCCACTGAAGAGGAGgacctccctgtgcccatcagCCAGAAG AGGTTATCAGACCAGCCCAGGCCTATTCCCAACCTGAGCCAGGCTGCTAAAGCTGGGCAGCCTGAAAAAGCAGCGGTCAGCACCTTGAAAAGCCAGGTTTCAGAAAGTGGGAGCAGTGACTCGTCTGACAGTGAAGAGGagtctcctgcagcccagggacagccttCACCAGCTG TGAAAAACAATGCTGTGCCCCAACCAACAAACGTGAAAAAGGTACCAACTTCAGCACCAgccacagcccctccagctgTGGACAGCAGTGAGGATTCTAGTGAGGAGTCAGATTCAGAGGATGAAATAGTCCCTCCTTCCCAG AGTCTGTCCCAGCAGAATGTCAAAGTAACTGCAGTTTCGAGCATGATGGCTGCAAAGGCAAATGCCAGCCTGCCTTCAGGGAAGAAGACAAAAACCCCTGCTGtctctgcagtgagcagagtGTCTGAGAGCTCAAACACTGATGAGCACAACATGCTGCCAGGAAAG GTCCCTGCTGCTTCTAGCCAAAAGCAAACGGTTCCAGTGGgaaaagctgctcctgccagcactgccatcccAGGAAGTTCCACTGCCAAGGCAAGGCAGCCAGTcctgcagccaggacaggaCACCCACccaagccaggctgtgccacccaCTCATGCAGAGGACACCTCagacagcagcatttcctccGACACTGACGAGGAGGAGGCACCCAAGGAGCCTTCCAGACCTG GCTCCCTACAGAAACCAGGAGGGACCCAGCcagcccacagctcctcctcagagtccagtgaggaggaggaggaggatgcagcATCACAG TCCCTCCTCACAGGCTACCCAGTCCTCTCCAAGACCCCAGTAACACCCCATGCACCAAAGACGGttctcccccagcctgggggtGAGGTGGGGCCAGGGAAGGCAGCTGTGAGTGCTGCAAACTCCCTCACCAAGGGCTCCCTGAAAGCAGCCATGGCCAACAGCTcaagcagtgacagcagtgattCTGACACAGATGACAACCAGGTGGCTGCAAACCACAAAGCAG AAAACAACCCCCCTTCGGGGCAGGAAGCTACAGAAGCCTCCAACAAAGAGAAGgtggcaggaaaagcagagccagGTCATGCCAGCCTCAAAGCTTCCTCACTGAAGAAAACCCTGGCCATGAAAGAGAACAATGTTGGGACAACAGGGGTGCAAGTGACCCCAGCATCATCACATGCCCTGCCCTCcgtcccacagccacagcagccaagCTCAGGGAGTGAAACTGAGGTCACCACTGCTGCTGAAGTCCCTGCAGTGCAGACAGCAGAGGGCTCGCaagtgaagaagaagaagaaaaaggagaaaaaggagaaaaaagaaaaggagaaaaaggagaaaaaagaaaaggagaaaaagaaaccatCCTCCACAGCAGACAAGTCTGTGAAAACATCCAAGAGCAAAGACAAAGAgaacaagaagcagaaaacGTCTCAGAAGCGGAAGCTGACGGGagaggatggggctgtggggcagcccaAGGAGAAGAAACGGAAAGGGCAGGCTGATGAAGAAGtacccaaaaagaaaaagaagaaagcagatgGTGACCTGGAGAAGGTGGCAggcagcaaggaaaagaaaaaatcagctAAAA AAAAGAaggctggaaaggaaaagaagagcaaaaaagCATCTTTGGAAGGGGTGCCTGTGGCAGATGGCTCTGCTGAGGTtcacaagaagaagaagaag aagaagaaaggagCTGATCCTGAAGGATTGTGA
- the TCOF1 gene encoding treacle protein isoform X1 — MAADGGGGRELLALIHQHLLRGGFARAARELQAQSGQKLLPSLSTSLEDIFTHWEKTPPNSKRRNVSDEEAAIPEKIRVPDPVSSSESSEKEEDEKEKAKAANAASLPLATNSVVNIESSEEDESSSEEEDLAGKGAVTVTAAVVGGKAANCLHSPPKAAAPAGRAEALSAADRTVLSNKQQPNAPAAAPSPAKAQKLPGPGKPGHATAAVAKIGQSKAPVSTKAPESSSSSSGSSSESEEEEETPTAKAPAPKAEPAAGAESSSEESSEDTSSEEELVIPAIQAKPAVKTVRSNAAPVKSAPAASVSLKKNAVKQTALAASQAKPTSTAAPRAAQPSDTAESSSSSDSEDERPLTKPPPKSSQAILSPVKPTAAASLSVKATPAKTLPVSQGKAAPKPTVPKQVKTSLGKTAAPTKPAESKKPVESSASSATEEEDLPVPISQKRLSDQPRPIPNLSQAAKAGQPEKAAVSTLKSQVSESGSSDSSDSEEESPAAQGQPSPAVKNNAVPQPTNVKKVPTSAPATAPPAVDSSEDSSEESDSEDEIVPPSQSLSQQNVKVTAVSSMMAAKANASLPSGKKTKTPAVSAVSRVSESSNTDEHNMLPGKVPAASSQKQTVPVGKAAPASTAIPGSSTAKARQPVLQPGQDTHPSQAVPPTHAEDTSDSSISSDTDEEEAPKEPSRPAGSLQKPGGTQPAHSSSSESSEEEEEDAASQSLLTGYPVLSKTPVTPHAPKTVLPQPGGEVGPGKAAVSAANSLTKGSLKAAMANSSSSDSSDSDTDDNQVAANHKAENNPPSGQEATEASNKEKVAGKAEPGHASLKASSLKKTLAMKENNVGTTGVQVTPASSHALPSVPQPQQPSSGSETEVTTAAEVPAVQTAEGSQVKKKKKKEKKEKKEKEKKEKKEKEKKKPSSTADKSVKTSKSKDKENKKQKTSQKRKLTGEDGAVGQPKEKKRKGQADEEVPKKKKKKADGDLEKVAGSKEKKKSAKKKKAGKEKKSKKASLEGVPVADGSAEVHKKKKKKKKGADPEGL, encoded by the exons ATGGCCGCcgacggcggcggcgggcgggagcTGCTCGccctcatccaccagcacctgCTCCGCGGCGGCTTCGCGCGGGCCGCCCGGGAGCTGCAGGCGCAGAGCGGGCAG AAATTGCTCCCTTCCCTCTCGACCTCTCTCGAGGACATCTTTACCCACTGGGAAAA AACTCCACCAAATTCCAAGAGAAGAAATGTGAGTGATGAGGAGGCAGCAATCCCAGAAAAGATCAGAGTTCCTGATCCCGtgagcagctctgagagctcagagaaagaagaggatgagaaagagaaggcaaaagCTGCAAATG cagccagccttCCTCTGGCCACGAACTCAGTAGTCAATATAGAAAGCAGTGAGGAAGATGAGTCCTCATCAGAAGAGGAGGATCTGGCTGGGAAAGGTGCAGTGACG gtgacagcagctgtggtggGTGGCAAAGCTGCCAACTGCCTGCATTCTCCTCCCaaggctgctgccccagcaggcagagcagaggcactCTCTGCTGCTGACAGAACTGTGCTCTCCAACAAGCAGCAGCCCAatgccccagctgcagctccatccccagccaaGGCCCAGAAACTGCCTGGTCCTGGGAAGCCTGGAcatgccacagcagctgtggccaAAATAGGACAAAGCAAAGCACCAGTATCAACCAAAGCACCAGAaagttccagcagcagcagcggctcCTCATCCGAGAgcgaggaggaagaggagacacCGACTGCAAAGGCCCCAGCCCCCAAAGCGG AGCcggcagctggggctgagagcagcagtgaggaaTCAAGTGAGGACACATCCTCTGAGGAGGAGCTGGTAATTCCAGCCATCCAG GCCAAGCCAGCTGTGAAAACAGTGCGGTCTAATGCAGCACCTGTGAAAAGTGCACCTGCTGCTTCAGTGTCCCTGAAGAAGAATGCAGTGAAAcaaacagccctggcagcaaGCCAGGCCAAACCAACAtcaacagcagctcccagggctgcacagcccagtgacacagcagagagcagcagctcctcagacaGTGAAGATGAACGTCCATTG ACAAAGCCACCTCCAAAATCCTCCCAGGCCATCCTATCCCCAGTGAAAcctacagcagcagcatcactgtCTGTCAAAGCAACTCCAGCAAAAACACTTCCAGTGTCCCAAGGGAAGGCAGCACCAAAACCAACAGTGCCCAAACAGGTTAAAACCTCACTGGGAAAGACTGCTGCTCCCACGAAGCCTGCTGAAAGTAAAAAGCCAGTGGAGAGCTCTGCCTCATCAGCCACTGAAGAGGAGgacctccctgtgcccatcagCCAGAAG AGGTTATCAGACCAGCCCAGGCCTATTCCCAACCTGAGCCAGGCTGCTAAAGCTGGGCAGCCTGAAAAAGCAGCGGTCAGCACCTTGAAAAGCCAGGTTTCAGAAAGTGGGAGCAGTGACTCGTCTGACAGTGAAGAGGagtctcctgcagcccagggacagccttCACCAGCTG TGAAAAACAATGCTGTGCCCCAACCAACAAACGTGAAAAAGGTACCAACTTCAGCACCAgccacagcccctccagctgTGGACAGCAGTGAGGATTCTAGTGAGGAGTCAGATTCAGAGGATGAAATAGTCCCTCCTTCCCAG AGTCTGTCCCAGCAGAATGTCAAAGTAACTGCAGTTTCGAGCATGATGGCTGCAAAGGCAAATGCCAGCCTGCCTTCAGGGAAGAAGACAAAAACCCCTGCTGtctctgcagtgagcagagtGTCTGAGAGCTCAAACACTGATGAGCACAACATGCTGCCAGGAAAG GTCCCTGCTGCTTCTAGCCAAAAGCAAACGGTTCCAGTGGgaaaagctgctcctgccagcactgccatcccAGGAAGTTCCACTGCCAAGGCAAGGCAGCCAGTcctgcagccaggacaggaCACCCACccaagccaggctgtgccacccaCTCATGCAGAGGACACCTCagacagcagcatttcctccGACACTGACGAGGAGGAGGCACCCAAGGAGCCTTCCAGACCTG CAGGCTCCCTACAGAAACCAGGAGGGACCCAGCcagcccacagctcctcctcagagtccagtgaggaggaggaggaggatgcagcATCACAG TCCCTCCTCACAGGCTACCCAGTCCTCTCCAAGACCCCAGTAACACCCCATGCACCAAAGACGGttctcccccagcctgggggtGAGGTGGGGCCAGGGAAGGCAGCTGTGAGTGCTGCAAACTCCCTCACCAAGGGCTCCCTGAAAGCAGCCATGGCCAACAGCTcaagcagtgacagcagtgattCTGACACAGATGACAACCAGGTGGCTGCAAACCACAAAGCAG AAAACAACCCCCCTTCGGGGCAGGAAGCTACAGAAGCCTCCAACAAAGAGAAGgtggcaggaaaagcagagccagGTCATGCCAGCCTCAAAGCTTCCTCACTGAAGAAAACCCTGGCCATGAAAGAGAACAATGTTGGGACAACAGGGGTGCAAGTGACCCCAGCATCATCACATGCCCTGCCCTCcgtcccacagccacagcagccaagCTCAGGGAGTGAAACTGAGGTCACCACTGCTGCTGAAGTCCCTGCAGTGCAGACAGCAGAGGGCTCGCaagtgaagaagaagaagaaaaaggagaaaaaggagaaaaaagaaaaggagaaaaaggagaaaaaagaaaaggagaaaaagaaaccatCCTCCACAGCAGACAAGTCTGTGAAAACATCCAAGAGCAAAGACAAAGAgaacaagaagcagaaaacGTCTCAGAAGCGGAAGCTGACGGGagaggatggggctgtggggcagcccaAGGAGAAGAAACGGAAAGGGCAGGCTGATGAAGAAGtacccaaaaagaaaaagaagaaagcagatgGTGACCTGGAGAAGGTGGCAggcagcaaggaaaagaaaaaatcagctAAAA AAAAGAaggctggaaaggaaaagaagagcaaaaaagCATCTTTGGAAGGGGTGCCTGTGGCAGATGGCTCTGCTGAGGTtcacaagaagaagaagaag aagaagaaaggagCTGATCCTGAAGGATTGTGA